The proteins below come from a single Miscanthus floridulus cultivar M001 chromosome 1, ASM1932011v1, whole genome shotgun sequence genomic window:
- the LOC136538833 gene encoding uncharacterized protein: MRFPNPKMVKEWSFFPSIAMRYVNAQMKIDSYTTSFGAKGELQQAWFRVWDIPSDQRSIRTCAKVGGLVGKVLEIDERTKLRHDYVRVKIACRDITKVPKTAESTLGLFLHDFTYERVVEVEGPIKTLQIGIKISEGEQPPPSKKYKADDNLSKDPQAKAAAQLGGKSANPGSDKSAGKKHSANVTMSARPKIGNLSTAGGKLSVQKTYEDDGKGEKVHIPETFEDSDSDSDLGERIRKLEGFGDIGQGSSKQNDDKDTQHIWCTENNTPALDLMQITNDAKKLKNAEEKDVTTMKQLVSMEINNQT, translated from the coding sequence ATGAGGTTCCCAAACCCCAAGATGGTCAAGGAGTGGAGTTTCTTCCCATCTATTGCTATGAGGTATGTTAATGCTCAAATGAAGATTGATTCCTACACCACAAGCTTTGGAGCCAAAGGTGAGCTTCAACAGGCATGGTTCAGAGTATGGGACATTCCTTCTGACCAGAGGTCAATCAGAACCTGTGCCAAGGTTGGTGGCTTGGTGGGTAAGGTGCTTGAGATTGATGAGAGGACCAAGCTGAGACATGATTATGTTAGGGTGAAGATTGCATGTAGGGACATTACTAAGGTTCCTAAGACCGCTGAAAGCACCCTGGGGTTGTTCCTCCATGATTTTACCTATGAAAGAGTGGTTGAGGTTGAAGGGCCTATCAAGACTCTGCAAATTGGTATCAAAATATCTGAGGGAGAGCAGCCCCCACCATCCAAGAAATACAAAGCAGATGACAATCTTAGCAAGGATCCCCAAGCAAAAGCTGCTGCTCAACTTGGTGGTAAATCTGCTAATCCAGGGTCTGATAAAAGTGCTGGTAAGAAGCATTCTGCCAATGTTACTATGTCTGCCCGACCCAAGATTGGCAATTTGAGTACTGCTGGAGGGAAGCTGAGTGTGCAGAAGACCTATGAGGATGATGGTAAAGGTGAGAAAGTACACATTCCTGAAACATTTGAAGACTCTGATTCTGACAGTGATCTGGGTGAGAGAATCAGAAAATTAGAGGGCTTTGGTGATATTGGTCAGGGTAGCTCCAAGCAGAATGATGATAAAGATACTCAGCATATTTGGTGTACGGAAAACAACACTCCTGCTTTGGATCTGATGCAAATCACCAATGATGCTAAGAAGCTCAAGAATGCTGAAGAAAAGGATGTGACAACTATGAAGCAGTTAGTTTCTATGGAAATCAACAATCAAACCTGA